The sequence below is a genomic window from Felis catus isolate Fca126 chromosome A2, F.catus_Fca126_mat1.0, whole genome shotgun sequence.
TTTCACGTTTCAGTTTggggctcttgtgaataatgctgctatggacaCACTTTAACGTTTCTGATGGTGCACAGGTGCATGTATTTCTCTTGGGTCTGTGCCCTGGACTGAAATTTATGGGTCGAGTGGGGTGCATATGTTTATTCTTTGTACATGATGccaattttccaaagtggttgtgcaaCTTTGTTTTGCAACAAGCTATTTTATGACATTGGATAGGATGCTGAAGTTGCCTGCCTTTTTCTTcctgtgatttatattttccacGTATATATTCCACAAAACTCTGGATGAGTTTTGTACATACCTTCTCCCACTCTGGTGTGTGTCTCCAGTGTTCTAATAGGTGTATTTTCATGAGATGAGTTAATTTTAATGTCCTTGAATCTTTATGGACAGCACTCTTCTGTACCCgtgtaagaaatatttgcctaccCAGAAGGCAGGATGACATTCTATAATTTCTTCTGcaagttgttttttcctttaatatatatACCTTTAGATCTACAGTCATGTgagattgatttttgtgtgtgttgtgtgaggtaagattaagttttattttttccatattaacccagcattatttacataaaaagtatatcttggggcacctgggtggcttagttagttaagcatctgactcttgattttagctcaagtcatgatctcatggttggtgagtttgagctttgTATCAgtctgctgagtgtggagcctgcttgggattctctctctgtcttttccctgctcatgctcgctcactcgctctctctctgtctccccccccccccttcccctgctcatgcactctctcacaataaatgaaTAAGATGCCTGAGTGACCAGTCAGTGAAGcagtggactcttgatttcagcgcaggtaaTGATCTTGaaattcatgggattgagccccacatcaggttccttGCTGACACTGTGCAAAGTCGGCTTCTgattctccctttatctctgcccctccccctctcatgcttgccctctctcaaataagtaaacattaaaaaaaaaagtatgtgtttgCCCTAGGAATTTGAGATGTTACctttgtcgtgtgtgtgtgtacacacacacgcacacacacacacacacatatatatgtgtacatatatatatattttttttttttggaggggtagaggaagagggaatctttttttttctaaggatccttttttcatgtttgtttttgagggagagacagtgcaagtggaggagggcagatagagaatccaaagcaggctctgtactgtcagcacaaagcctgacatgggacttgaaccccggaaccatgagaccatgacctgggctgaagttggatactcaactgactgagccacccaggtgcccggggagagagagagaatcttaagcaggcttcatgcccagcatggagcccaatgcagggcttgatctcatgactgtgagatcaagacctgagccgacatcaagagttggacgcaaccaactgaactacctgGGCATCCCACCTTCGTCATATCTTGAATTTCAGATGTCTAATTCTGGACTTTATTCTGCTGATTTATTTGTTCATGTACCATGCCACAGTATTTAAATTATAAgaagctttataataagtcttaatGTCTGGAATGTCTAGTTCCCctcacagtttttctttttcagtgttttcctacGTTTTCTtgcttgtttgggttttttttaagatttttttttttttttaagtaatttctatacccaactaGGGTCTCGAACTTACAAtctcgaaatcaagagtcatatgctctactgactgagccagctgggcaccgcTGTTTGCTTTTTATATGCACTTTCCTATTATTTTGTCCAACTCCATAAAATTAGCTTTTGggtatttttattgtcattgccTTGAGTTTATAAGTTAACTTGAGGAGAACTGACATTTCTATAATGTAAAGTCATTCAAGAACAGAGAATGACTTTCCATTTGTTCAGGTCTATTTTCGTGTTTaatgtttaaaagttttaaacattaaataatgtttaaaagttTTCCATGTACAAGTTTTCTGCTTGTTAAGTTTTGTCTAAGTATTTAGTCATTTATTATAAATGAGACTTTTCCCTATCATTACGTTTTCTCTTCACAGTTTCTGTACATGAAAGCTGCTAATTTTGTAACTTGTTACTTCACTGAATTGTTTCTTGAGTtagctttattcttttctggGGTTTTCCAGGTATACTGCCATATTACCTGCAAATTGAGACATCTTATTTACCAGTTCTTAGGCCTCTGATTGTTTTTGCTTGTCTAATTGCATTGGCTAATAACCTCTAATACAATGATATATCATGGGCATCCTGGCTCTGTTCTAGAAGAGATACCCTTCTTGTTTTCCCATTAATTAAGATAATGTCTTTTAGAACTAaggtattatatttattttatcatactGAGAAGGTATCCTCTATTCTTGaatgttttatcatgaatgggtgttaaCATTTGCTAGTTTTTTTGAACATCTATGAAGAGGGTCATGATTCTTctgatttattaataaattatatgatattaATAAATATCTCAATATTCAACAAATCTTGCATTCCTGGAGTGAatttcacttggtcatggtgtatttTCTTAATGTGGTGCTGGATCctttttgctagtattttgtttagaatttttttagtGCTATTCATGTGTGATAATTGGTCTAtagtgtttttttggttttttttgtttgtttgttttgtactgTGTATGATTAGGTGTTGGTATTATACTTGCTTCATAAAGAATTGGGTGCGCCAGAATAATTTATATGGCATTAGGACTGTGTGGTTAGGAAAGATTTGGTAGAATTCCTTGTAAAACCATCTGAGTCAAGTTCTTATTAGTGGCGTATTTCTTTAGgaattgtctttctttcataGAAATTGGTCTTTCTCGAGCTTTCCAACCTGAATGGGATCAGAGTTGGTAATCTGTATGTTCCTAGGAAATTGTCCATTTCATTAGCATGGAGATCAGCAAGTagtcttatgatttttaaaatgttttttgattcCGTGGTCATcaactttttttatatatttgctttctcttttcttggatcAAGTGAGCtactggtttgttttgtttgtttgtttaaaaatggaattttgacTAATTAGAGCTGCTATTTTTGTAATTTCCGCattattctgcttttctctccacTCTTGCCTTATGCTTTgttttggcttatttttctttttccagtttttttttcttaagtggcaattaatttattcttattcttttattgacaaatattttGTCCAGTGGGTTTTCCTCTGATTACTGCTTTAAAGTACATTTCAtagattctaaaatgtatttttggtcatcattatttctttgaagttttgTCATTTCAGTCTGGATTTCCCCTTTCATTCAGGAGTTAGAAAgaggtttttaaatttccaggCACAAGAATCGTTTTCATTTTTGTTCGTAAATTCTAGGTTTATTGCATGCTGAATTTCTACAACTTGAATATAACAGGCCTAGATGTAGATTGGGGGTGGGACATTAATCCTGCTTGATGATATCTTAGTtttctggatctgtggtttggtgtctgtcattaattttggaaaattctcatctgttatttaaaatattctgggttttcattctctcattctcccccactcccccaccttgGTATTCCATAACACATATGTTACGCCTTTTGTAaattgtcccacagttcttgggTATTATGtttgtcttcattcttttcttttcctctttgcatttcagttttagAAGTTTCTATCGAGGTATCTTCAAGTTCACAGAGTCTTTTTTTCCAGCCAGATCCAGTCTCCTGCACCCATCAAGGACAGTCTTCATTTCTGTTGCCATGCTTTTGATTTCtggcatttccttttgattcttagaGTTTTCGTTTCTCACCTTACCCATTTCGTCTTGCACGTTTGCTTTTTCCATTAGAACACTTAGCgcattgggcgcctgggtggctcagtcagttaagtatctgactcttggtcttggctcaggtcttgatctcacggttgtgagttagagccctgggttgggctccatgctgggcatgaagcctccttataaaaaagaaaggagaggggaggggaggggaggggggaaggaaagagaaagaaagaacacttaGAATATTAGCCATAGTTATTTTAGATTTCTGGTCTGACAATTCCAAAATCTCTGGCATAAATGAGTcaggttctgatgcttgctttgtcATTTATAGACTGTTTCTACTTGCCTTTTAACAtggcttgcatttttttttttttttttaagtttgacagGATGCGTTAATTGAAGGGATCCtcagtgtgttttcatttctctggctAGAGGTTAGCCTGTGGTTAGTGGTTCCTGTAGGTATTGTGTCAGAGGCCAGAGTTTCCTTTGGTGTCCTTATTTTTGTCTCCCCTACTTCTTTGGGTTCTTCTAGAGAATCCTTAAATAGGGGCTGAGACTAGTAAGTCTTCTAACTGTAGTCTCCGTACAGGAGCCCAAGAAAATCCTATCTTTCTTCAGTTTAGGCAacatgagttcctttatgtttgtctTCAGCCCATTGCTTCTTTTCTGAATTCAggataaaatgtgatttttttttttaaacctacccAATTACTCTTTGAGaatctcagtaaataaataggctgctttttaaaaaaaattgttttattttatttttgagacagagagagagacagaatgtgagtggcggaggggcagagagggggccatagaatctgaagcaggcaccagccccatgtgaggcttgaactcacgaaccatgagatcatgacctaagcgaaagtcggttgcttaaccagctgagccacccaggcgccccaaataagtATGCTTCTTAAAGGCAAGTTGGAACCATGTATCTCTGACAATTGTTTTGACTTATATTTgtcatcactttctttttttttttaattttttaatgttttatttttgagagagagagtcgagagggggaggggcagagagagagggagacacagaatccaaagcagactccaggctctgagctgtcgcacagagcctgatgtgggggggcttgacctcatgaaccacaaggtcatgacctgagccatagttggatgcttaaccgactgagccacccaggtgcccctgtcatgaTTTTCTAAAAACTAGTTTCATTACCTCATTCGAGAAGACAGCAGATGGGAATACTTTACATAGATTAACTGCCGTCATCCCCACACCACTGTAAGCTTGTCATTCACCTAGAGAAGACACCAGTGAGGGGAGTCTGTTTACCTGCTAGAAACACTGTTGTTCAAGTGCTTACACGCTAGTGGGTCAGTTTGGCTGGTGGTGCCTGACAAGAGGGCTGTGTGGTCACGGGTTTCTGTCTCTGTTTGCCTTCCTGCATCCTTCCTGTGCACCTGCAGGGCTTCCATGCAGGTCATTGAGTGGTGGTGGCACTCGCACACCTGTGAGCCAAGGAGCCCAGTGTGCCGCAGGCCTCGGTGAAAGTTTTCCTAGGCTCATTAGTGAAGAGCAATCGCATGCTGGCTTTTGCCAAGTTTGGGTGAGAAAAATGCGTGTACCCTAGAGgccaggcccaggaggaggagagcACTTTCCCTGCATTTATTACAATGGGACCGTTTCTTTAATTGGGAGCCTTGGGAACCCAGTGCAGCTACTCTCTGTGCAGTCCCTCCATCACATCAATTACAAGAGCAGAAGCAAACCGAATTCCCACCTACACCCAGGTGGCCGGAACTCTTGAGTCTCGTTGGATTTCCCTGCCATTCTCAGGTTACACAATCTCTCTGGAGGGGCCTTGTAATCCCACTCCTACCCAGTCTTCAGGTCTCATGGTAGCTTTCCGTTGTCGGGGCCTTTCCAGCAGGAACCAGCTCTATCTTATGTAATGTTTGGGTAACTACAATCACTCAGGTTACCCTCTAGGGAGCCAACGAgtatcagttaagtgtcttacgCTGAATTAGACTTTGAGAGGAGAGACCATAAGACACAGTACTGCCTTTAAGGGACTAAAGGGCTAGGAAGAGAGGCATGTAAACAAACAAGATCGCTAGTGTGGCCAATTAGTCCATTCAGGAGGTTCTGAGGAGGCGATATTGACAATCCGAGAAAGCCACAGAGAGATAATGGGTGCTAAGTGTAGAAATGTAGACAGCTTTTATGTATAGTGTTCCAGATCATGAGTGAGTTAAGCATGCCAATCCTGAGTgcaaaggcacagaaagaaaatcacattCTCTGACAGGTAACCGAATCTTTCAAGTAGTAGATAAAGCAGGAGGGGTGACATGGGATAGATTATACAATACACAGCATCTGCATCAACATTTTATGTGTCAGTCTCAAGTATTAATTGGAAGTTGATGGAAATTCACTGACGTTTGATGAGATTTGCAGTTTAGTAGAATGTAATGAAGGGGGCTATTTATATTTGCTGCATAATAAACTACCCAAAACACAGTGGTTTGAAACCACCACCGTTTGGCTTATTGTTGGTTGACAGTCTGGGCTATGCTTGGCCAGGCTCCCTCATGTTGACCCGGGGCTGCCAGTAGGCTGGCCCAGTACCTTCACTCAAGACGTCAGCCTCCAACAGTCCAGACAAGACCAGTACCTGCACCGGCAGAGCATGTTCTTCAAGTCCATGTTGATGTCGCCTTTGCTGGCACCCAGTTGACCAGTACAATCACATGGCTGAGCCCAGAGTGGAAGGGTAATCAGAGTCACATAGAAGGGTTGTGGGtacaggaaagggaagaaatggtGGCCATTTCTGGAATCACCATAGGGCCACTGTTTCTATTGGAAGActccaaatgggagaaaatagtttAAGATCGATAGAATTGACAGATAGTAACTGCACATGCTTAAACAATTTGGTAGGTTTGGGCCAACGTGTCCACCAGTGAAATCATTACCACATTCAAAACAGTGAACTCCCAAAAGATTCCTTTGTGAACCCTCCAGGGCCTTTCCCAGGCAATTACTGGTAGGCTTTTTGTCAGTACAGGtcagtttgcattttctggagCTTTCTGTAAATGAAATGGTACCATACATActcttctgtctggcttcttccagcaAAGTTATtttgagtttcttctgttttgtcacatTAAGGTCAGAGTTTTTGCATTGTGGAAAAGacaggcttttaaaattaaaatttcctttatacTAGTGAGGCCTTCCAGCCTCTGGCTAAGCATTTTGAGTGGTGATGCATCACACTTCTCTGAGTGGTTTAttccaactttgttttccttttgtgagtCAAAACCTAACTTCCAATCATTTGTTGTCCAACTGGTATCTCACCAACAACATTGAAAGGCATCATACCTGCAAGATAGGATGCCAGTGTGAGCCATGCCTCTGGAGAGTAGCTCAGGGTGGAGGTTCTCATGCCCTCTGGTGGAAGATGCAGAGATCTGAGCAGGCAACTTGTTTGGAGTGCCTTATGTGTGGAAACAGCACATGGTGTGCAGGCATGGAAATGAGTGTgcaggaatggaaaaaaaactcGGTTTCCCAGTGAGATGCTGATCGCAGGAGACCAAAGCACATTCTTGtatgagatttaaattttttgtaaagcTGCTAAGACCTTGGTAATAAGTAGCTCCTATCTGAAGGGCTTCAAAAACCATAAATCTGGCTAATTCCCTGACTCCTGTGTACTCCTGGGACAGAGTAAACTCTACAAGCTCTAGTCACTGGCTCCATGCTTCTGTACCTTCAAGTCTTGATGTAGGCAGGTGAAAGCACTTTCCAGCCAGGTTCTACCTGAGGCCTACCATTCACTTGTGTTTTTAGAGACATTAGAGCCTTTATCATAGCTCTCTTTTTTGGGCATTGGAAATTATAAGAGTTGTCTATGGATGGCAACCTATCTGGTTGGTTGATAGAAGTCCCTTTTCAGTAGAGAAGAATGACTCAGTTGGATGACAGTGGCCTTTGAtcctatgtggttttttttttttcccctgggtgcATCTCCAGTGGTTTGCAATGGGCTTTATGCTGAAGTTAGGCAATAGCTCTTGATGGAGTTGGGTTTGGCCAGTAGATGGGACGAGAGGGTGGGGGTCCACATCCATGAGACAAGGCCATAGAGACTCAGCCAACTTTGTACAAAAGAATCTCTTAGTCCTTCAGCTGGTGGGATAAATTGCACCTTATAGGCCTGCCTCAGACCTAAGGAGGACAGAGCTCTTCCAAGAAGGGAGGTCAGTAGGAGGAGAGATACATACCATTTCCTAAAGCAGTCCACTTGGACACAATGCTAGGAATGTCTCACCTCAGATCAGCAGAGGACATTTTCAGATAGTAGTTATAGGTCAGTGATTTCTGTGCTGCTGTTAGCCATTTTGCAAAGTGGAGAAAATAGGAGCATCTGCCTCCTTAAGGTGGTTGTGAAAATGAACTGAGTTAATACATCTATGTGCTTGGAGGAATGGCCTGGCATACTGTAAACACAAAACAGTCAACTTAGCAAGTATCTATTAGGATGTTCCACATAGTAGGCACTGGAAATAAAAGCAGATAATAAGAACAGCCAACATTCTTCTGGAGTTTTGAGATCATTAAAGTATCTGTTTTTCAGCAAATGTGCATTGGTGCTTCCGTTCCTGACTTGTGGCCTCTTCCATGCCACTGGCTGGAGGCCAGTATCTTGGGTCCATTCCATTCTGGGCCTTAGGAAAACTAGGGTTGTGGCCCCTCACTTCATATTTcctgcattttcctttccttgagtCCTTTGTGTCATGGCAGACCAGGTGGTTCTCATCCAGGAGTGATTTTGCTCctaggggacatctggcaatgtctggagtcattttttatttttatgaccaGGGTGAAGGAGGACACCACTAGTACCTAGTATGCAGAGGCCACAGGTGCAGCTAAACACCCTATAATGCATAGGACAGAAATACCAGCAAGAATTATCTGGTCCTAAATGTCAACAGTACCCAGGTTGAAAAACCCAgtgatagaaaaataatttctatactAGGCACTAAGGGGAAGGTGGAGGGCAATCAGATACTGTTCAAGGCTCATTAGGATGGTCCTATCGTCTTGGCTTCATCTAATTCTGCCCAGGTCTCCAGGGAAGGAGTTTCATGGAGTAGTTGGACGCTAGGACCTTACTGCACTGAAtacaaagtgattttatttttgaggggcacttTGTGTCACACCCTCAGACACTTGCTGGGGAAGAATGCAGCTAGGCAGAGCCTTCCAGGGTGCAGGATCCTACCCAGTAAAAGGGGCACAAGATGGGGACACATAAATGCTGTGTTCATCCATATAATACCCACTACTTTATGAGAATCTCTATATAAGACGCTTAACACTAGCTGTCTATAATCACCCCAACAgttatttacaaatgaagaatgTGAGGCTGCTTAGAGACAGAGTAAATATCCTAGTAAATGGTAGAGTTAGGATTCAAACATTGGAATCTGCCTAAGTCCAAATGTAGTGATAATCAAGAGGGTACAGTAGTCCTCAAGTcaacctaaaatattttttttgctttcagttcAAGAGAATCTATCCATTCTACCCAATCCAGCTCAACCGGTATAAAGGATGCTTTGTCCTCTTGGTTCCCTGTTGTGGGGGGTCTCTGGGGCCATTTCCTGGTCTGTACAGATCTGACGTCCAGCATGTGGTGTTCCTGGGGCTGTTCAGAGGGCTAAGCTTTGAACACAGCGCCTCTCCTATGTGGCTTCCTTGATGCCCTGAGTCAGCTCTGGAGATGCACTCAGCTCCATCTGGACTCATATCCTGTTCAACCCTCTCTGGTCAGGTTTTCCAACTCTGTTCTGCTGGTAATGAATCCCTCCTCTGTGCCATCCTCCTCACTCCATGGCAGTGCAAGCTACTGTAGTTAGTAGGGTCAAAGGAATGGCTGGCTGTTCACAGTCTCTGCACCTTTTCTGGGCCAACACAGATGCTGGTGGCCCTCATGGATCATGGTGGCTAACACTGAGTCCTTATGCCAGACACTGCTCTGAGCACTCTTAGGTGTAACATTTAATCCCCACCAGAACTCTTCAGGAAATGTATTGTCATCATTATTACAGATGAGGGcatagagacacagagaagtaacTTGTGTAAGAGCATGCCATTTAGTGAATAATGgcagatttgaacccagagcccTCTTAGCCACTGTGCTCTGCTGTGCCTCAAAATATGGCAAGTGCTATGAAAACTGGACTGGGTAGGATGTCAAGGTAGGTCTCTGAAGAGCTGTGAGTTTTGATTTGAAGCCTGACTATGAGAGGGAGCCAGGTGTGTGAAGATTTGGCAAAGTGTGCACCAGGCAAGGAAGACCGCAAGTAGACCAgggctttctttcacttaaaatagacgctacaggggcgcctgggtggcgcagtcggttaagcgtccgacttcagccaggtcacgatctcgtggtccgtgagttcgagccctgcgtcgggctctgggctgatggctcagagcctggagcctgtttccgattctgtgtctccctctctctctgcccctcccccgttcatgctctgtctctctctgtcccaaataataaataaacgttgaaaaaaaaatttttttaaataaataaataaataaaatagacgcTACAATGAGTTTCTTGAAGAAGATTCTTATTAACATCCTCCGTATAGGTCAACGGGCACCACCCAAGCAAGATTCAGTAAGTAAAATTTAATGGGGTGAGGGAGATCCATATGATAGATAGTGGTTTCCACACTGAGACCAGGGAAGCCATGGTCCAGCATTCGTGGTGCTAGAAGCTAGAACATAACTGAGAAGGGCAAACATGAGTCAGTAATGTGAAACACTTGTCATTCCTGTCCCCCATCTTCCCAGTGCACTCCTTGCCTTCTCCCTTGATGCTTACAGGAGTCTGTGTCCTTGAAATAGTGTGCTTTCATGAGAAGTGTAGTTATTGGTTGACCATTCTTTTTCTTGGATGTATGACAAGACTTTTGGTGTGCTACTTCACGTCTGTGTTCAGGAGTGTTTTTCTTCTAGTAAACCATTAATAGTATTTATGTCCTTTCTTCAGATTACATATTCAAGGACACCAGTTATCAGCACTGTTGATCTCTGTTGTCCGTCTTTAACTTTGGTTATCACTGGAAGTAAGCTCCTCTCCTGAAAAGCTTCCTCAGAGCCCCTTTCATGTCCctgttcctcaggctgtagatgaaGGGGTTCAGCGTGGGGGTGACCACTGTGTACATCACTGAGGCTATTGAACCCTTTCTGGACGGATGGGCTGTTCCAGAAGTGAGGTAGACCCCAAGGCCTGCACCATAGAACAAGGAGACCACCAAGAGGTGGGACCCACAGGTGGAAAAGGCTTTGTACTTCCCCACAGCAGAAGAAATGCCCATTATGCAGGAGATAATTCTAGAATAAGAGAAAAGGATCCCAGTCAGGGGAATAACACCCAACAGGCCAGTTACAAAATACAGTAGGATGTCATTGACAAGGGTGTCAGAACAGGCAAGCTTGAGGATCTGAGCAAGTTCACAGAAGAAGTGGGGGATTTCTGTCTCTTTGCAGAAGGCCACCCTCAAAACCATCAGACTTTGCAACAAAGAATATGTCAGGCAGATTAACCAAGAAAGCAGAAGCAGGAGACCACAGAGGCTAGGGTTCATGATGACCAGGTAGTGCAGGGGGTGACAGACGGCCACAAACCGATCATAGGCCATCACGGTCAGTAGCAAATTATCTAATCCagcaaaaatcatgaaaaaacacATTTGGGCAAGGCAGCCTTCATACGTGATGGCGTTGCTCCGTGTCTGGATGTTCACTAACATCTTGAGGACAGTGGTGGAGGTGAAACAGATATCAGTGAGGGACAGGTT
It includes:
- the LOC101085352 gene encoding olfactory receptor 7D4-like: MNEFIVYGAILFCHCLNIILASSQAISINHMEAGNQTAISKFILLGLSEDINLQPLLFGLFLYMYLVCVLGNLLIVLAISSDPHLHTPMYFFLANLSLTDICFTSTTVLKMLVNIQTRSNAITYEGCLAQMCFFMIFAGLDNLLLTVMAYDRFVAVCHPLHYLVIMNPSLCGLLLLLSWLICLTYSLLQSLMVLRVAFCKETEIPHFFCELAQILKLACSDTLVNDILLYFVTGLLGVIPLTGILFSYSRIISCIMGISSAVGKYKAFSTCGSHLLVVSLFYGAGLGVYLTSGTAHPSRKGSIASVMYTVVTPTLNPFIYSLRNRDMKGALRKLFRRGAYFQ